The DNA segment taataaataatataactaaaataaatctaattataaaataataaaataatatttttatttgatttattttaaaataatttctaaaatgataaaaaaattaaaatgatttactaatataaataatttggcaaatatttgaactatttttatcaattaaattatCTAATTAGTTTAGTTGCTAAAATTGAACCAATGTGAAAATTTAAGATTACATTGAAAAAACTAAAAAGCTTtgctaaaattgaaaaaatttataaaggcttgaattttttttaatcatttagcctattttttattagaatatatgatatgttaaaaataattttataataattttgttttaattgaagtttaaactcagttttataattttaaaaatgattttaattaacattataaagttaaagttgattaaatatttaatatttaaaaaaaaaaagaaaaaaaggaagaaggatgTCAAATTCATTTAAATATTTATCCCCTCTTGGAGAAAATAATCACAACTATAAACAAGCCTTTTTTTTTCtaatagtaattaaaaaaaatctactAAAGAAAATTATATTCATTTCACGATCGATAAAAAATTAATCTCTTTGAAATTTATTACTATCTCTCTCAATATTATTTTTCTCTAAGATCGAACTTGAGCTCTTTTTTGAAGAGCACAGTAGAAATTTATTTAAGAAATTTCCCATCAAAAGTGCTTTTctaaatttatttgagaaattTCCAGTGCTTTTCTTACATCTTTTCAAAATGATGACTTAATTAGGCAAATTATGAGGCAGTCATTAGTGATGTTCTATTTCAATATAATAATGGATGTGAGAGTATCTACACTACATCATCCGTTTTTTCAAATTCTTATTCATAATgttattgaataaaaatatttattaaaaatttttaaatttaattttaatttagtatATATTTTAGTCATAATAATTTAAacagaaaattaattttaaaattttaatttttaaattatttttataatatttaaaataataaattattatttaatctctacATCTAcatttgataatattaattatttcatctcttttattttaaaaagtaGGCTTAAACAATCTctcaattttactttcatcactaAGCAATCTCTCAATTTTACTTACACCAAAACTTTTATCCTTCTACCCATTTTAATATTGATCATAATTGAAAAGATCAAGTTACTAAAACGAGTAGACGGATTTGTCACTCGATGAACCCAATTCATCACTAATCCGTAGCGAATTTAAAAATTGACTTTCAGTGATGgattttaatttatcattaaaattCTCATCGCTAAAATATTAAAGATAGATTAGTGAAGTATTAGTAACAAATCCGTCGTTGGTCAATATTTTTAAGACAAAATTTTATTCTGTTGCTAAATTTATCTCTGatacgctttttttttttttgtaatggtGGCCACTCTGTTTGCATCATCTGTCTATTCTGGCTTTGCATGGTGACATAAGAAGAGAGGGGGAGGGAGAGCAAGAGAGATAGAGAATTACTATGGTGAAGAGGGAGGGAgggatggagagagagagagagatggggatAGAAAAAGAGATAGAGAACTACTATGACGGAGAGGGAGGGAGGATCAGAGAGatggagaaagaaaaagagaaacgaGAGGAAAAAAGGGAGAGAAACTcatagagaaagagagagaaacatGAGTATTAtaggaaaaaaaaatcttatttgaTTTGTTTAATCGATGAAATATACTCAGAAAAATAAATAGAGAgatgaaattgttcaacagaagtAAAATTATTAGActtcttaaattattttataaaaaaatgaacTGATTAGTCAtattaaaacataaaaattaaataataatttactttatttttttttaaaaaaaggcaGTTTTAAACACTCTCATTAAGCTGGCCAACTCTCTATCAGAGTACAAAAGAGCCATAAGCTGATCTGGGGTGGTAATTGGTGAGTTGATTTTTATGAATATAAAGACAACTTTGGTAGGTGACAAATTGACTATTAATAAAGACTTAAttacatattaattaatataatcgcTGTTATTGGTAAGGTGACATTTGGGAGAAATATAAATTatgtgaaaaaaaaattcaattataaattaaaaccaGTTAGGTAGGCTATCTCATTCAATTTTCTTCTTATATCCAAAGATTAAAAAATTTGAAGTTATTAAATTATTCACTTTTATGATGATAAagggagaaaattattttttattaattatactcaTTTATACttccattaaattaaaaaaaaataaagaattgaaTTGAGTCGTATCTTTAAAAATGGGAGTAAATATGTTTCGCACACCCTTAATTGAAAGGCTTTGAAATTTAAAAACCTCAATTATTTATACTTTCTGAATAATTTTGAACAAAAAATTTATTTACACCATTGTCATAACAAGTAAACAACATCCATGAAAATAGTATAAAAAACCAAGCAACTGAAGTTGATCTGCGGGAGCAAAATCAAAGCAAGATTTTGtaatgaaaaaatatatatttttaattttcataattattttaaattatgtacAAAGCGagaaaaaaaatagtaaaaagaGTTAAATATTAAGAGACTAGACAATAAATTTAAAACACAACTAAATGTGTCACGACTTGATTTCTGAGTCGGACTGGTGCTAGAATTTGGGTTGGCATAAGACTCTCGAAATCCGTAGTAAGTCTAAGCAGTCTATAACCCACCAACAAAGCCTAAAAAGGAAGGCCTAAAATCAAGAAAACAAATGGACAGAATCCGGCCACATAATGAACAATCTAACAGGGAGAAAACTCACTCGTCCTATATCATAAACAAAATCACAAttgggaagctcagctcaccctaaATCCAACATCACACAAGCACATTAAAGTCCTATTTGGCATTGAGTTTAAGAGCCTGAAActgcttttctgaataaaagcatCATTTTAGATGCTGTTGAGGAAAACAGTTTGGAAAAAactgttttattattttagtgctcttatgactaaaactgatcaaatttaatttttaattattttttaacactctctaactagtatatttaaaaaagtaattttctcaATAGTAGTTTCAACAGTAATGCCAAATAGACCCTAAGTCAAATACATTAATTTTATATTACAATAATACGACTACAATAATACTATTACATTTACTGCAGAGTTCTAaatttgaataataaaattaataatcaatACATCAATCATTTAAAGTTTCTTATAAGAAATAAAGTGGGTTAACTCCAAAACAACATCCACCTGTCAttgagaaaaaaattattgaataagggtgagcgttcaactcaaagagtttagatattaactataaatataatttctatagctatctacaaCTAATGCATCCCTAAATATGATATATACACCAAACATATACAACAAGTAAATCATCCAATACTCATATAAGAAGATAATTTGGAGTTGTACACTCACCTAGTAAAGTATTTTCATACATAACTATGAGAGTTTATCCCTTatccagctctcttaatccaagaccCGCCAGCGAACTTAACTCaaactggactttcgcttaaatcTAAGtgtgggggccagcgagatcaactcaaagccgtccCTCACCCCGACTTTTTGTATCCATAAGAGCCGGGTTTCAGCAAGACTAACTCAAACCATAGCTACTCATCCAATCCATATCTATCAtatgccatatatatatatatatatatatatatatatataacactcaCAGCTCCAAATATCCCCATGGCAGCATATGTAAGtaattatcaataaataaatatgtaacaaTAAGGGTGCtcctaatttatttaactaaGCGTATAAATATATTCATAAAATGCATAAGTATaccaaaatatataaataatattaaaattataaaatataatcaatatccaactcataATGTAACCCAATGCTTGTTGGTTATGctgagaagaagaaaataattgattTGGACTACTTAAGCAAACATACTAAAGAACTATCAATAATAGACcaacaataattaattaaagaaacaaAAGTCTTTTTAGGTTTGTgcggaaaattcggcagagttttccctatacctaggacctaaacTCTCTGTAAGAAAGCACAATTTATATCTTAACAACCCAAAAGTCTCAGGCCTACAACATAACATAACACAATGCCCATTCAAGGCCTCCTAGAACAACCTAAACTTGTGTCATTGTTCTATTCCAATGCAGAGGCTTAAACtctattattgtttaaaattATCCAAACCGactctaaaaattctataaatattcttagaggtccttaataatattttttaatattataattaaaattactaCATTTCATACACCtacaaatattttattaattatcgaACCATAGCTCAACTTAAAGCAAAAAAAGTGAATTTGCATTCGGGATTACCTACGCTAAATCTGATACTTAGAACATCTCCAGGGCATCTAAAAATGATAGGAACGATTATAATAACGACCTACTTCCGAGGTAGGTCTCAAAGCATGCGCGTTCGGACCAAAATTGCAGTCCCGAGAGCCAGTAAAATTTATAGGAAACGAAAGTACCTACACGAAACCCAAGGCATAAAGGGTTAgacaataattttatttaaccCAAAAGACAACTTTAAAGACCCAAAATCTCACTAGCAAGCTCGTGagtcttaaaaaaaattttttattgaaaaattCTCTAATTAGTATCATTTCGAAGTTCTCGGAGTGTGCAACGTGTTGGTATACTCAGATTTTTGAGAAAATTTTCAGTTTGGGAGAAATTTGTTTGggagtcaaaatgggctaaaacttcagaAGCTTGATTCAGGGGGAACGATACCGCGCAAACTTGGTATATATTCGATGCTCATGAGGAGAGGAGCGTTTTGATGTCAAGAACGCCAAAAAAGGTGTTCGGAGAAAGAAATTATGgccaaaaaaggaaaaaagaaaaaaaaagaagaaagaaagaaacgagagagagagagagagagagagagagagagagacttgaTAATATTGCCCAAACACTTATGAATTCTACAATTGAGTTTGTCAAAGCTACCAAGCTTCCAATTTTAGAGAATGAAACATGGACTTTGTTGGAAGAACTAGATGTTGAGTCACATCTTTTATCTACTTGTAATTTGTTTTTTATTCAAAAGCCTGACATGTTACAAGGTTTGCTTGAATGTCCTCCTACATTTCACAAGAATTTGTTGATGCAGATGATGAGTGGTTCTAATGCCTCGCAGAATTAAGTTGTTGGTTATCTTTTGATTAGCATCTTCTTATTGTGCAGGTAATAATATGCATTGTTGGTAGACTATTTTGAGATTTATGGACATTAGTTAAGTCATATATCTATTTTCATTAAGTGCGCTAGTTATCTTTTGATTAGCATCTCTTTATTATGCTAATGACAATAAATATTGTTAGTAGACTATTTTGAGATTTTGTGGACATtaattaagctatatatctaGTTTGCTAATTTTTGTGGCCTTTTATCCCTTTGATAGTTGGTATTATGTAATTTGACTCACTTTATGATATTAAATATCCttgattttatttttgattgtgttaggcttttatatatatatatatatatatatatatatattgagattGCAAGGATTCTTTTTAGCTTAGCCTTctaaattagttaatttattaatttgctttatttttatttttaagttatcTAATAATATAAAATCTTTCTATTATTATTGACAGTAATTCTAAGTGCTTATCCTCTAATTTTAGTGGTTAAATTTcttttacacacacacacacacacacacacacacacacacacacacacacacacacacacatatatatatatatatatatatatatatatatatatattcatgaaGTGAAGATAAATTCCTTTCATGTAGTTAAATTTTAATCTCACCCATTAAAAAAGTCCATGTATAAAATGGTTAATTGTTACCATTCAAGgtcattaataaataaaaaaattgcaaaagtttattttataacaataatattttacctttaaaaaaaataaaatattttaaaagatacaaaatgacatttatattaatttatagatATCTAAGTCGAATGTTGAAATGGTACATGCTATGGTCTAACataaaaaaaacaataaaaaatgtaaattatagatcactaaactaaaaataaaaggctttaatttacatattaaaaaaaataaaaaataaattttatctaataaaaaaaaaatatttttataattctaataattatttACCCTTCTTTCACTCTTTCcaaacataaaaaatatatattacatTTCTTTACTTTTCTATTAATCTACCCTTCTCTAAAcataagattttttttaattttaccccCCCTTCCCCCTCCTTGCCTCCTTACACTTCTATTAATTACCTTTTCCTCGTCTCATTCAAACATAGCCTAAGGGAGGCAGCCGACGGGGTTAAATTGTTGTAGCAGGTAGGACTCAGATGTTGTACAGCTCCCCCATTGAAGATCGGCTCCGCTTTCCTCTCTGTAAGTGGATTGCGTTTTGTAGCACCAGGTGTTTGGGCTGGAAAGAGATTCACTTTTTTTTCATGTGGCAAAGGAGTGACTTGGCTGATACAATCTTTCTTTTCGGTTTGATCTGAATGCTTGTGTTGTTTGCATCTTTGTCCTTTGAGTGAGGCTTGGGCTATGGTGTTGTCTTCTGCTTTTGTTGCCTGGTGGTGCTAGTGATTTTGATTGTCTCTAAGTCTGTCAAGTGAGGCCACTGTCGCGACTGGCGAGGGTAGGGTGAAGGAATCTGAATTGTTTGGCTAGAGTTTGGTTTATGTAGTCTTCCATTTATGGACCGGACTCTAGAGTTGATCATGGGGTTTAATGACTTGTTTGGTTGTTTTGGGCTTGGAAACATAATCCACCTCCTGTATTTTCCCccaaattaatgaaaatttattctcaattaaaaaactttttaatgaattcataaaaatataaagactaatATAATTTGCGTTacctttttttaataataatagaaAATGTTACCCTTTTTTGTATAATTTAGACAAAAGATTcaaaatttctcacttatttaccTCTCCAAATTCCATTCTCCAAAATCGCCCACTACTTCACCTGCAGCCAAACATCCCCTCGGACCTCAGTCCTTTCCAGTGAGAACTTCGCCAAAAAAGCTCTCTTAAACGTCGTCTCCTGATGGCCACACCCCAATTCCTCTCCTCCTTCAAGTACTCCGACAGCCTTACGGTGGTGGCCATCTCTATCTGCACCGCCGTAGTCTGCGAGGCCATCTCCTGGATCTTAATTTATCGCACCAACTCCTACAAATCCCTGAAATCCTCCATCGACAAAGCTTCTAAGAAGCTCGAGACTATGAAAACCGAAACCGTCAAAGTCACCACCAAAAAATCAAAGACCAAGAAAATTGACCGCGTCGAGACCTCCTTGAAAGAGTCCAGTCGTGATCTCTCCCTCTTCAAGTTCAAATCCGGCGCCGTTGTTGCCTTGGTTCTCTTCATCGTTTTTGGACTGTTGAATTCGCTCTTCGAAGGGAAAGTTGTTGCCAAATTGCCGTTTAAGCCGATAGGGATCGTGATGAAGATGAGTCACAGAGGATTGCAAGGCGATGATGCGACGGATTGCTCAATGGCATTTTTATATTTCCTGTGTTCGATCAGTATCCGCACAAATCTCCAAAAGTTTCTCGGGTTTTCGCCACCGCGTGGAGCCGCCGGAGGCGGATTGTTCCCCATGCCTGATCCGAAAACGAATTGATCGGGTTTGGTGTTGGTCACTTATTGATGCttgttattatattaatttttagtgtTGTTAGGTCATAATTATCTGATTCTATAATGAGGTCTAGGATAAATCAGAATTATCATTGTTGATTATATTCATTATTCGATAATGGATCTCTAGAACTGGGATGAATTTTCACTGTTATTTCGGTGATTGTTTTATTCTTATCAGATTAATATGGGAAATCTATGGAACTGATGTTTCTTTAGTCTGAATTAGGATTAGTTATTTCCTGATTTTGATGAACTGATAAGTTTATGGTGGATAATTTTCTGGAATTTGCCTAAATTATAGCAATAACTACTGAGATAGGATTTTTTTTGTGCATATGACATTATAACTTTCTAATCGAATTTTGTTAAAGAATTGAGCTTTGATTATTTGTTAATAACTAACGTGTTGAAGCTTTTTATGCAATGATTTTTTTAAAGCCCTAACTTGGTGCCTCtataatttgagaaaatataCGACCTTTGAAGACCATGAAGCTCACTGTCAATGAGTCAAGATTGGACATGCTATATACTATATAGCATGCATTAGTTTATGAAGCATGAGAGGTGTTACACTACTATGCTGTTCTTATTCTAGTTTGTCTAAAATGTTCATGGGCTCTATTTTTTTAGTTGGTTTAGCATAGTCTTAGTCTCCAGGAGGTTTAGATCAAAGCTCCAACAGTCTTTAAGAGTTATGTTCTCTATGATCAAGGCTCCAACAGTCAGCTCGGATAAATATTGATAAAGATTCATGGTCAAGAGATCTTTTTTATCAAAGCTAATGTTGATTATTTCAATGTCATTGGTTGAAGCTTTTGTTTGCATTCATTGACTTTTGCTTCAAGGATTTAGTCCTCATTTCTAGCTGATTTGTATCGTCTTTAAGAGTTTTTAAATCTCTTTCTTTCACAAGTTAATTGAGAAGTCCAAGACAGTTTAGGTTATGATTGGAAAGTTTTAACCGAAACTTGATTCTCAAATATGGGGTCGCACGAATTTGTGACCAACGCGAATGCATTGGAGGTCTCTCTAGAATGCTTTTTCGTGTTTAATACTTGTTTCATTTTGGAGCTTTTGATTCTTGTAGAGATCAAAACATATATTGGGTTTCTGCTATGTGATTATCAATGCAATCACTAATCTTTACCTTTTGTGCAATAAATACATAACAGGTCCCACATTATAAGTACTATGCATGCATTGCAAAGACAGTCTAGATGAATGATTGCTTGGATAGTTGCACAAACATCCATACTGGTGGTCAACCTTCATCAATCAATTCTAGAACAATTTGTTTGAGAGTTCCTATCCAACAATTGATGTGATTTTTGGAGATAAAGTTTCAAATTTCAATTTGACTTGGGTATTCAAAGGGTCTCCTTCATGAAGAAGCTCTTTCAATAGCGTTCCCAAAACTTGAATGTCAGCTCAGATTATTTTGGCTATTTGGCTATCAACTAACACTTCACAGACTCTGTAACTTACATAATTTTGTCTGTGCAattttgtgtttatttgtaatgaaaTTTTAAAGTTCGGGTATCTAATGGGTAACAAAATTAGTTCTGATATTTGATAGGTAAAATTAATTCAAGTGTCTTGATGATATATTAGGCCAAATTTGTTGGATGCTAAAATTTTAGAAGGGGCGATGGCCCCTACCAGGCCCCTTAGATCCATCGTATTCTTGGATCATCCTTTGTCACAGGTTGAGTCAACAACTCAGCCGTGAGCTATTACAAATAATTAACTAAAGTTATTATATTTTTCCTATTAAATCCTTGTATGCCA comes from the Hevea brasiliensis isolate MT/VB/25A 57/8 chromosome 5, ASM3005281v1, whole genome shotgun sequence genome and includes:
- the LOC110656640 gene encoding uncharacterized protein LOC110656640, whose translation is MATPQFLSSFKYSDSLTVVAISICTAVVCEAISWILIYRTNSYKSLKSSIDKASKKLETMKTETVKVTTKKSKTKKIDRVETSLKESSRDLSLFKFKSGAVVALVLFIVFGLLNSLFEGKVVAKLPFKPIGIVMKMSHRGLQGDDATDCSMAFLYFLCSISIRTNLQKFLGFSPPRGAAGGGLFPMPDPKTN